One window of the Klebsiella oxytoca genome contains the following:
- a CDS encoding YtcA family lipoprotein, with product MNRIVKLASPALLFSLFTLSGCSLSPAIPVLGAAFPGWFFCLLGAALLLIPCHILIVRQGWQSRFSPLVFSYLALMFLFATILWFLFFVN from the coding sequence TTGAATCGTATTGTAAAGCTGGCGAGCCCTGCGCTGTTATTCTCGCTATTTACGCTCTCCGGCTGTTCATTATCCCCGGCGATTCCGGTATTAGGCGCTGCATTTCCAGGCTGGTTCTTCTGTTTATTAGGCGCTGCGCTTTTACTTATTCCCTGCCATATCCTGATCGTCCGCCAGGGATGGCAATCGCGATTTTCTCCACTGGTCTTCAGCTATCTGGCGCTGATGTTCCTGTTCGCCACGATTTTGTGGTTCCTGTTCTTCGTAAACTAG
- a CDS encoding fimbrial protein, translating to MNQRIATIHKRRLTLVNALWLVCLLSGFSTSVRAYTCYDSTGTILNSDTGGKVSSVYVNLQPNLGAGQNLVVDLSSSIFCKNDAPTIRNDRVSMLQGSAYSGLLTNFTGSLKYYGISYKFPLNSQTGNHNFTSGNYAGWNTQLYLTPVSTASGLAISAGSHIATLVMYQEGSDINGGGNIRTSKFTWNIYSNNSVIIPTGGCDVSSRNVTVTLPEYPGSTAIPLTVRCGQNQKIGFYLSGTTADAASSIFTNTSSASPAQGIGVQLLRNGSIMRANTTVSMGTVGTSAVNLGLTATYARTSGQVTAGNVQSIIGVTFVYQ from the coding sequence ATGAATCAGCGGATTGCCACCATCCATAAACGTCGTCTGACCCTGGTCAACGCGCTGTGGCTTGTATGTTTATTATCCGGGTTTTCCACCAGCGTCAGGGCCTATACCTGCTACGACTCCACCGGCACAATATTAAACAGTGATACCGGAGGAAAGGTATCCAGCGTCTACGTCAACCTGCAGCCAAACCTTGGGGCGGGGCAGAACCTGGTCGTCGACTTATCCAGCTCTATTTTTTGTAAAAACGATGCGCCGACCATTCGTAACGATAGGGTGAGCATGCTACAGGGCTCGGCCTATAGCGGCCTGCTGACCAATTTCACCGGTTCTTTAAAGTACTATGGGATCAGCTATAAATTCCCGCTCAACTCTCAAACCGGCAACCACAACTTTACTTCCGGTAACTACGCAGGCTGGAATACGCAGCTCTACCTGACGCCGGTATCAACCGCCTCCGGGCTGGCGATAAGCGCCGGCTCGCATATCGCAACGCTGGTTATGTACCAGGAGGGCTCTGATATCAACGGCGGCGGTAACATTCGAACCTCGAAATTTACCTGGAACATCTATTCCAACAATAGCGTGATCATTCCTACCGGCGGTTGTGATGTTTCCTCACGCAACGTGACGGTAACGCTGCCGGAATATCCCGGTTCTACCGCCATCCCGCTCACCGTACGCTGTGGGCAAAACCAAAAGATAGGTTTTTACCTCTCAGGTACCACGGCTGATGCCGCCAGTTCCATTTTCACCAATACATCCTCAGCCTCACCGGCTCAGGGTATAGGCGTTCAGCTTTTGCGTAATGGCTCCATCATGCGGGCAAACACAACCGTCTCAATGGGAACCGTAGGCACGTCTGCGGTCAATCTGGGACTCACCGCCACCTACGCCCGCACCAGCGGCCAGGTTACCGCGGGCAACGTACAATCCATTATCGGGGTGACCTTTGTTTACCAATAG
- the mdtN gene encoding multidrug transporter subunit MdtN, with protein MTQSSSSGIRKKWPLLALVLAAILALILVIWQLQTSPETNDAYVYADTIDVVPEVSGRIVEMPIRDNQRVKKGDLLFRIDPRPYQAMLDDAKARLTTLDAQIMLTQRTIKAQEYNAQSVSAAVERAKALVKQTTSSRVRLEPLVPQGFASQENLDQARTAEKAARAELEATLLQARQASAAVTGVDAMVAQRTGLLAQIALAELHLEFTEVRAPFNGVVVALKTTIGQYASALKPVFTLLDDDHWYVVANFRETDLNNVRPGVPARITVMTNHSRTFDGVVDSVGTGVLPDGGSVIGGLPVIQKSINWVHVSQRFPVKIAVKDPDPNLFRMGASASAVLQPR; from the coding sequence ATGACACAATCCAGCTCAAGCGGTATCCGCAAAAAGTGGCCCCTGCTGGCGCTCGTTCTCGCCGCCATTCTGGCGCTGATTCTGGTTATCTGGCAGCTACAAACCTCGCCGGAAACCAACGATGCCTATGTCTATGCCGACACCATTGACGTTGTGCCGGAAGTGAGCGGACGGATCGTCGAGATGCCGATTCGCGACAATCAGCGGGTTAAAAAAGGCGATCTGCTGTTCCGCATCGACCCGCGCCCGTACCAGGCGATGCTTGACGATGCCAAAGCCCGTCTGACCACGCTTGATGCACAGATCATGCTGACCCAGCGTACGATCAAAGCGCAGGAATACAATGCGCAGTCGGTTAGCGCCGCCGTAGAGCGCGCTAAGGCGCTGGTGAAGCAAACCACCTCTTCGCGCGTTCGTCTTGAACCGCTGGTCCCGCAAGGATTTGCCTCACAAGAGAATCTAGACCAGGCGCGAACGGCTGAAAAAGCCGCCCGCGCCGAGCTGGAAGCTACGCTACTGCAGGCCAGGCAGGCTTCCGCCGCCGTAACCGGCGTCGATGCCATGGTGGCGCAACGAACGGGGCTCCTGGCGCAAATCGCGCTGGCCGAACTGCATCTTGAATTCACCGAAGTCCGCGCGCCGTTCAACGGCGTGGTGGTGGCGCTGAAAACCACTATCGGCCAGTACGCTTCGGCGCTAAAGCCGGTCTTTACCCTGCTGGATGATGACCACTGGTACGTGGTGGCCAACTTCCGCGAAACCGATTTAAACAACGTGCGGCCCGGCGTGCCGGCCAGAATCACCGTGATGACCAACCATAGCCGCACCTTCGATGGCGTGGTCGACTCTGTCGGCACCGGCGTTCTGCCCGACGGCGGCAGCGTCATAGGTGGTCTGCCGGTCATTCAGAAAAGCATCAACTGGGTCCATGTCTCCCAGCGCTTCCCGGTTAAAATCGCCGTCAAAGACCCCGACCCGAACCTGTTCCGTATGGGCGCCTCCGCCAGCGCCGTTCTGCAGCCGCGATAA
- a CDS encoding GNAT family N-acetyltransferase: protein MEILEGHNKFYVNDAEGNQVAEIVFVPTGEHLSIIEHTDVDPSLKGQGVGKQLVAKVVEKMRGEQRKIIPLCPFAKHEFDNTREYDDIRA from the coding sequence ATGGAAATACTGGAAGGTCATAACAAATTTTATGTCAATGATGCCGAAGGGAATCAGGTGGCGGAAATTGTTTTTGTGCCCACGGGCGAGCATCTTAGCATTATTGAACATACTGACGTTGACCCCAGCCTGAAAGGCCAGGGAGTCGGTAAACAGCTGGTGGCGAAAGTAGTAGAAAAAATGCGCGGCGAGCAGCGCAAAATTATTCCGCTGTGTCCATTTGCGAAACATGAATTTGATAATACCCGCGAATACGACGATATCCGCGCCTGA
- a CDS encoding fimbrial protein, whose protein sequence is MKWTYSRCLLAGLLACASASYAADVTITVNGKVVAKPCTIATPRATVDLGDLYTFNMLSPGSASGWHDVTLDLSNCPIGTSRVTATFSGTADSTGYYKNQGTAGNLQLELQDTSGTRFNNGSSKTVAVNDATQSTSFPLRVRALTVNGGPTQGTIQAVINVTYTWL, encoded by the coding sequence ATGAAATGGACCTATTCCCGCTGCCTGCTGGCCGGATTACTGGCCTGCGCCAGCGCCTCTTATGCCGCCGATGTCACCATTACCGTGAACGGTAAAGTAGTGGCCAAACCCTGCACCATAGCCACGCCCAGGGCAACCGTCGACCTAGGTGATTTATACACCTTTAACATGCTTTCACCCGGCTCGGCCTCAGGCTGGCATGACGTCACGCTCGATCTCAGCAACTGCCCGATCGGTACGTCGCGGGTCACCGCCACCTTCAGCGGTACGGCTGACAGTACAGGCTATTACAAAAATCAGGGAACGGCGGGAAACCTCCAGCTGGAGCTACAGGACACCAGCGGAACCCGGTTTAACAACGGCTCAAGCAAAACGGTGGCCGTCAACGATGCCACGCAATCGACCAGCTTTCCATTACGCGTCAGGGCGCTGACGGTCAATGGCGGGCCAACACAGGGAACAATCCAGGCGGTGATTAACGTCACCTATACCTGGCTATGA
- a CDS encoding EAL domain-containing protein, with protein sequence MTASGMRPVVLPPDAASLPAEAGIRRIIVFLPETPARLLTTLQQAARFLEHSTTPLPMLILSRSLACWLWHTLLHQVIDHRLLYKIRAAASDLPVPSLTAVLQDYILERYPSLKQLADEEIRLGGKNPGGLTRPELTAILGLLSGYSVNAQAKRRGISHKTLYNQRTAGLKKMVEHHPQLATSFPGSQAKGHTIPPNTALSAFEREFVHAIHCRQIFPVFQPIVDGRMQLKGLEILCRWRQKGHVLLPGDFLPQVRSEYAWLVMTAFVLREAVENINQHPGEFYLSVNIPSAIASNENLIRMVETARQQLRQPHMACRLVLEFAETLDLNLQSKIADNVTRLRKQGFAIMLDDCFSQSSVMFPVRSLRFSAYKLDMSIVRDMQHDPHALALIKSLLYYCQLTDSRCIAEGVDSLDKFNRLKTLGIDRFQGYFISPPVERENVDDLIHQLLAGRDLSLATG encoded by the coding sequence ATGACGGCCAGCGGAATGCGGCCCGTTGTGCTGCCGCCCGATGCAGCATCGCTCCCTGCCGAAGCGGGCATTCGTCGCATCATCGTGTTCCTGCCAGAAACTCCGGCCAGGCTGCTCACCACCCTACAGCAGGCCGCCAGGTTTCTCGAACATTCCACGACGCCGCTGCCGATGCTGATCCTTAGCCGCAGCCTGGCCTGCTGGCTGTGGCATACCCTGCTGCATCAGGTCATCGATCATCGTCTGCTTTACAAGATACGTGCCGCCGCCTCCGACCTGCCCGTCCCCAGCCTGACCGCGGTACTGCAGGACTATATTCTGGAAAGATATCCTTCGCTTAAGCAGCTGGCCGATGAAGAGATACGGCTCGGCGGCAAGAATCCCGGCGGGCTCACCAGGCCGGAGCTGACCGCAATCCTTGGTTTACTGAGCGGCTACAGCGTTAACGCTCAGGCAAAACGCCGCGGCATCAGCCACAAAACGCTTTATAACCAGCGCACCGCAGGACTGAAGAAAATGGTAGAACACCATCCTCAGCTGGCGACGAGTTTCCCCGGCAGCCAGGCCAAAGGACATACAATCCCACCGAATACTGCACTTTCCGCATTCGAACGTGAGTTCGTTCATGCTATTCACTGTCGGCAAATTTTCCCGGTCTTCCAGCCTATCGTCGATGGTCGAATGCAGCTTAAAGGACTAGAAATCCTCTGCCGCTGGCGGCAAAAAGGTCACGTTCTGCTGCCCGGCGATTTTTTACCGCAGGTACGTTCAGAGTACGCCTGGCTGGTTATGACGGCCTTTGTGCTGCGCGAGGCGGTGGAGAATATCAACCAGCATCCGGGGGAATTTTATCTCTCGGTGAATATCCCCTCCGCTATCGCCAGCAATGAAAACCTGATTCGCATGGTGGAAACCGCGCGTCAGCAGCTGCGACAGCCCCATATGGCCTGCAGGCTGGTTCTGGAATTTGCTGAAACTCTGGATCTCAACCTCCAGAGTAAAATTGCCGACAACGTCACTCGTCTGCGCAAACAGGGTTTTGCCATTATGCTCGACGACTGTTTTTCACAAAGCAGCGTCATGTTTCCGGTGAGATCGCTCCGCTTCAGCGCCTATAAGCTGGATATGAGCATCGTGAGGGATATGCAACACGATCCCCACGCCCTGGCCCTGATAAAAAGCCTGCTCTACTACTGCCAGCTCACCGATAGCCGCTGCATTGCCGAAGGCGTGGACAGTCTGGATAAATTCAACAGATTAAAAACGCTGGGGATAGATCGTTTTCAGGGCTATTTTATCTCGCCGCCGGTAGAGCGTGAAAACGTCGACGATCTTATTCACCAGCTGCTAGCCGGTCGCGATCTTAGTCTTGCCACCGGATAA
- the yjdI gene encoding 4Fe-4S mono-cluster protein YjdI: MDKELLEAGYRAYTGERIDVYFNTAICQHSGNCVRGSAKLFNLKRKPWIVPDEVDVATVVKVIDTCPSGALKYRHK, translated from the coding sequence ATGGATAAAGAATTACTGGAAGCGGGCTATCGCGCCTATACCGGCGAAAGGATTGATGTCTACTTTAACACCGCCATTTGCCAGCATTCGGGTAACTGCGTGCGCGGTAGCGCAAAGCTCTTCAATCTGAAGCGTAAACCATGGATCGTTCCTGATGAAGTGGATGTCGCCACGGTGGTGAAAGTCATCGATACCTGCCCGAGCGGCGCACTGAAGTATCGCCACAAATAA
- a CDS encoding fimbrial protein, with protein MMRNNLYLLGAILSLVSFSTSAADSSITIGGYVRDNTCAVAGESKDFTVDLMNNAAKQFNAVGTTTPLVPFRIVLSPCGGSVTAVKIGFTGVADSDNANLLKLDSGVSTASGIGVQILDGSRVPLVINSPSSNIAWTTLKPGQTNALNFYARLMAARVPITAGHVNATAIFTLEFQ; from the coding sequence ATGATGAGAAACAACCTGTATCTGCTGGGCGCCATACTCTCTCTGGTCTCCTTCAGCACTTCTGCTGCCGACAGCAGCATCACGATCGGCGGTTACGTGCGGGATAACACCTGCGCCGTCGCGGGTGAATCAAAGGATTTTACCGTCGATCTGATGAATAACGCCGCGAAACAGTTTAATGCCGTTGGCACGACCACACCGCTGGTGCCTTTTCGTATCGTGCTGTCGCCCTGCGGCGGCTCTGTTACCGCGGTCAAAATCGGCTTTACCGGCGTAGCGGACAGCGACAACGCCAACCTGCTTAAGCTGGATAGCGGCGTATCGACCGCTTCCGGGATCGGCGTACAGATCCTTGACGGCAGCCGGGTTCCCCTGGTTATCAACTCGCCATCGTCAAATATCGCCTGGACAACCCTGAAACCCGGCCAGACCAACGCGCTGAACTTTTACGCCCGGCTGATGGCCGCCCGCGTCCCGATTACCGCCGGACATGTTAATGCAACCGCGATATTCACGCTTGAATTTCAGTAA